The following coding sequences are from one Paenibacillus sp. FSL R5-0912 window:
- a CDS encoding LutB/LldF family L-lactate oxidation iron-sulfur protein, with the protein MRNAVGSAQDSLKTRRLSAATALGDWEQWRNAGQLIRQHTLQNLDYYLGQLADNVERQGGHIYFAATKEEASSYIRDVIVRKQAKKVVKSKSMVTEEIELNHVLIEAGCELIETDLGEYILQMDDWDPPSHIVAPALHKDRRQIRRVFSEKLGYTGDETPENLAGFARTVLRQKFLEAEVGITGCNFAIANLGAINLVTNEGNGDLTAAIPKTHIAVMGMERIVPTLEEMEVLDNLLCRSAVGQKLTSYITVLGPSAAGETDGPEEFHLVVVDNGRSDILGSEFNEALQCIRCGACLNVCPIYRHIGGHAYGSIYPGPIGAVITPLLGGYDDYKELPFASSLCGACTDVCPVKIPLHEQLIMHRQNIVGQRRTGAADRLQMKVASRLLSSPALFGRTLRLAHSASRLMSKQGRIVRGPALIHGWIHARDLKQPVKQQDSFRAWMEKRKGGSEQ; encoded by the coding sequence ATGCGAAATGCTGTCGGTTCTGCGCAGGACAGTCTCAAGACTAGACGTCTGTCTGCCGCCACCGCACTAGGGGATTGGGAGCAGTGGCGTAACGCAGGCCAGCTTATCCGCCAGCATACCCTGCAGAATCTGGATTATTATCTCGGCCAGCTCGCCGATAATGTTGAGCGACAAGGCGGCCATATTTATTTTGCAGCTACCAAAGAAGAGGCCAGCAGTTATATAAGAGATGTGATCGTCCGCAAGCAAGCTAAAAAGGTTGTAAAATCCAAATCTATGGTCACGGAGGAAATTGAGCTGAACCATGTCCTGATCGAAGCCGGCTGTGAGCTGATTGAGACGGATCTTGGGGAGTATATCCTCCAAATGGATGATTGGGACCCGCCCTCGCATATCGTCGCTCCCGCACTGCATAAAGACCGGAGACAAATCCGGCGGGTGTTCTCAGAGAAGCTCGGATATACGGGAGATGAAACCCCGGAGAATCTGGCCGGATTCGCCCGGACGGTTCTGCGGCAGAAGTTCCTGGAAGCTGAAGTCGGGATTACGGGCTGCAACTTCGCCATAGCTAATCTGGGAGCGATCAATCTGGTGACCAATGAGGGCAATGGTGATCTTACGGCTGCCATACCGAAGACCCATATTGCGGTGATGGGCATGGAGCGGATTGTCCCGACCTTGGAGGAAATGGAGGTGCTGGATAACCTGCTCTGCCGCAGTGCCGTCGGACAGAAATTAACCAGCTACATTACCGTATTGGGGCCTTCTGCAGCCGGAGAGACAGATGGTCCCGAGGAATTCCACCTGGTTGTTGTCGACAACGGCCGGTCCGATATTCTGGGAAGTGAATTTAACGAGGCGTTGCAGTGTATCCGCTGCGGTGCTTGCCTTAATGTCTGCCCGATCTACCGCCATATCGGCGGGCATGCCTACGGATCAATCTATCCGGGCCCGATCGGTGCGGTAATCACTCCGCTGCTTGGCGGGTACGATGACTATAAGGAGCTGCCGTTTGCCTCCAGTCTCTGCGGTGCTTGTACAGATGTCTGCCCGGTGAAGATTCCGCTGCATGAGCAGCTGATCATGCACCGGCAGAACATTGTCGGGCAGCGAAGAACCGGCGCCGCAGACAGGCTTCAGATGAAAGTGGCCAGCCGGCTGCTGTCCTCCCCTGCCCTATTCGGCCGGACCCTGCGGTTAGCACACTCCGCCAGCCGATTGATGAGTAAACAGGGGCGAATCGTAAGAGGACCAGCCTTGATTCACGGCTGGATTCATGCCCGCGACCTCAAGCAGCCCGTCAAGCAGCAGGACAGCTTCCGGGCATGGATGGAGAAACGTAAAGGAGGGTCAGAGCAATGA
- a CDS encoding (Fe-S)-binding protein has translation MKVSIFSTCLVDLMTPEVGIAMVEVLERLGCEIDFPASQVCCGQPTYNSGYLKDSKLAMQNMMLAFENSEYVVGPSGSCVAMFHEYPKIFKGDPQWELKAVALKEKSYEFTQFIVRVLGVTDVGASLEGTATYHRSCHMTRLLGEKETPYQLLEHVRGLQLEPLKNSDNCCGFGGTFSVKMPEISEQMVDEKCGCIKDTGADILISADMGCLLNIGGRLSRKGEPVKIMHIAEVLNQHQPVVSRGGSRT, from the coding sequence GTGAAAGTCAGTATTTTCTCTACTTGTTTAGTAGACCTTATGACCCCGGAGGTCGGTATTGCTATGGTTGAAGTCCTTGAGCGGCTGGGTTGTGAGATCGATTTCCCGGCTTCGCAGGTCTGCTGCGGGCAGCCCACTTACAACAGCGGCTATTTGAAGGATTCGAAGCTCGCCATGCAGAATATGATGCTTGCCTTCGAGAACTCCGAATATGTCGTGGGTCCTTCCGGCTCCTGCGTTGCTATGTTCCATGAATACCCGAAGATCTTCAAAGGTGATCCGCAGTGGGAATTGAAAGCGGTTGCTTTGAAAGAAAAATCCTATGAGTTCACGCAGTTCATCGTCAGGGTGCTTGGCGTCACTGATGTTGGTGCAAGCCTTGAAGGAACCGCCACCTACCACCGTTCCTGCCATATGACAAGACTGCTGGGTGAGAAGGAAACTCCATATCAGCTGCTTGAACACGTCAGAGGACTGCAGCTGGAGCCGCTTAAGAACAGCGATAACTGCTGCGGTTTTGGCGGAACCTTTTCGGTCAAAATGCCCGAGATTTCCGAGCAGATGGTGGACGAGAAATGCGGCTGTATCAAGGATACCGGAGCTGATATTCTGATTAGTGCAGATATGGGCTGCCTGCTGAATATCGGGGGGCGTCTGTCCCGCAAGGGTGAGCCTGTCAAGATTATGCATATTGCTGAAGTGCTGAATCAGCATCAGCCTGTTGTTAGCAGAGGAGGAAGCCGGACTTGA
- the aldA gene encoding aldehyde dehydrogenase, with protein MTKHLMYIDGQFTESEGKEWIEVTNPATDEVISQVPKATRNDVIRAINAAEEAQLAWEESPAVERGRYLHAIADGIRAEADSIARLISEEVGKTLELSAVEVNFTADYLDYMAEWARRYEGEIVQSDRDNENIFVFKRAIGVTTGILPWNFPFFLIARKMAPALITGNTIVVKPSAESPNNAVAFSRIVDKAGLPKGVFNLVTGRGGEVGHELASNPKVGMVSLTGSVHAGQKVMEAAAENIIKVSLELGGKAPAIVMKDADLDLAIKAIVDSRVINTGQVCNCAERVYVHEGIKDEFTSRLVEAMKAVKYGDPLKDKDIHMGPLINKAAQESVQQKVDCAVQEGATIALGGKKVEGAGSFFEPTVITNATNDMEIVQDEIFGPVIPVISFSTLDEAIALANDSEFGLTSSLYTQNLNVAMKVIKRLKYGETYINRENFEAMQGFHAGWRKSGIGGADGKHGLNEYLQTHVVYLQYDKSVN; from the coding sequence GTGACCAAGCATTTGATGTATATCGATGGCCAATTTACGGAATCCGAAGGCAAAGAATGGATCGAAGTAACCAACCCGGCAACAGATGAAGTAATCTCACAGGTTCCCAAGGCTACAAGGAATGATGTCATACGTGCCATTAATGCAGCGGAAGAAGCCCAATTAGCCTGGGAGGAATCTCCGGCCGTCGAGAGAGGTAGATATTTGCATGCCATTGCAGACGGGATACGCGCGGAGGCGGACAGCATCGCCAGGCTGATCTCGGAAGAAGTAGGCAAGACATTGGAATTATCTGCGGTAGAGGTTAACTTTACAGCGGATTATTTGGATTATATGGCGGAATGGGCACGGCGTTATGAAGGGGAGATCGTTCAGAGCGACCGTGATAATGAGAATATTTTTGTGTTTAAACGGGCAATTGGTGTAACGACAGGCATCCTGCCCTGGAATTTCCCGTTCTTCCTGATCGCAAGAAAGATGGCTCCGGCGCTGATTACCGGCAATACGATTGTCGTCAAGCCAAGTGCGGAATCCCCGAACAATGCCGTGGCCTTCAGCCGTATTGTTGATAAAGCCGGCCTGCCCAAAGGGGTATTCAACCTGGTAACAGGCAGAGGCGGAGAAGTAGGCCATGAACTGGCCAGTAACCCGAAGGTCGGAATGGTCAGTCTTACAGGCAGTGTACACGCCGGACAAAAGGTGATGGAGGCGGCCGCCGAGAATATCATCAAGGTCAGTCTGGAGCTGGGCGGCAAGGCACCGGCGATTGTCATGAAGGATGCCGATCTGGACCTGGCGATCAAAGCGATCGTAGATTCCCGGGTGATTAATACAGGCCAAGTCTGTAACTGTGCAGAGCGCGTCTATGTACATGAGGGCATTAAGGATGAATTCACCTCCCGCCTGGTTGAAGCTATGAAGGCAGTGAAATACGGAGACCCGCTCAAGGATAAGGATATTCATATGGGGCCGCTGATTAATAAGGCCGCACAGGAATCGGTTCAACAGAAGGTAGACTGTGCAGTACAAGAGGGGGCTACAATTGCTCTTGGCGGTAAAAAGGTAGAAGGTGCAGGCAGTTTCTTCGAGCCGACGGTCATCACGAATGCCACCAACGACATGGAGATTGTGCAGGATGAAATCTTCGGACCGGTTATCCCGGTCATTTCGTTCTCCACCCTGGATGAAGCGATCGCGCTTGCCAACGACAGTGAATTCGGCTTAACCTCGTCCTTATATACCCAGAATTTGAATGTCGCTATGAAAGTAATCAAACGTCTGAAATACGGAGAGACCTACATTAACCGCGAGAATTTTGAAGCGATGCAGGGCTTCCACGCAGGCTGGAGAAAGTCCGGGATCGGCGGTGCCGACGGCAAACATGGACTGAACGAATACCTGCAGACGCACGTAGTCTATCTACAGTATGACAAGTCAGTTAACTAA
- a CDS encoding GNAT family N-acetyltransferase: MRIADLNLEQNSQEISGLLEEHSRRMDDSIPPYEREVISLAAYEGDTYVGGITGDMVWKILNVHLLAVDPAYRGNGLGGILLKELEDRARSHGCKVSELTTMSWQAPHFYQKLGYEVFGEIHNCPQEGQTKYYLKKSLE, translated from the coding sequence TTGAGAATCGCAGATTTGAACCTGGAGCAGAACAGTCAGGAAATATCGGGATTACTGGAGGAGCATAGCCGGCGGATGGATGACAGCATTCCGCCTTATGAGCGCGAAGTGATCTCGCTGGCAGCTTATGAAGGTGATACATATGTAGGAGGCATTACCGGTGATATGGTCTGGAAGATTCTAAATGTTCACCTGCTGGCCGTCGATCCCGCCTATAGAGGCAACGGACTAGGCGGAATACTGCTCAAGGAGCTGGAAGACAGAGCCCGGTCGCACGGCTGTAAGGTGAGTGAATTAACTACCATGAGCTGGCAGGCTCCGCACTTTTATCAGAAGCTGGGGTACGAGGTCTTCGGGGAGATCCATAATTGTCCCCAGGAAGGCCAGACGAAATATTATTTGAAGAAAAGTCTTGAATAA
- a CDS encoding metal ABC transporter ATP-binding protein: MEIKDLNVDYFGSSALENVNLEIPFGHTVGIIGPNGAGKSTLIKALLEVIKKRTGSVRVEGRDISEYKRKIAYVPQKNDIDLTFPITVKDTVLTGTYPNLRIFQRPGKKDRERAEECMAMVDISDLANKQISNLSGGQLQRVFIARALAQGADVFFLDEPFVGIDMVSEKIIVNLLKHLREEGKTILVVHHDLHEVEEYFDKIIILNKKLIAFGDVKDTFTTDNIRAAYGASLGNVIIKGAGGTEYD; this comes from the coding sequence ATCGAGATTAAAGACCTAAATGTTGATTATTTCGGCAGTTCAGCACTGGAGAATGTGAATCTCGAGATCCCGTTCGGGCATACGGTGGGGATCATCGGACCGAATGGCGCAGGGAAATCAACACTGATTAAGGCATTATTAGAAGTGATTAAGAAGAGAACTGGCTCGGTCAGGGTTGAGGGCAGGGATATTTCGGAGTACAAACGGAAGATTGCCTACGTGCCGCAAAAAAATGATATTGATCTCACGTTTCCGATCACGGTGAAGGATACGGTGTTGACTGGAACCTACCCGAACCTGAGAATCTTCCAGCGCCCCGGCAAAAAAGACCGGGAACGGGCCGAGGAATGTATGGCGATGGTGGATATAAGCGATCTTGCGAATAAACAAATCAGCAATTTATCCGGCGGACAGCTGCAAAGGGTCTTTATTGCCAGGGCACTCGCCCAGGGAGCGGACGTTTTTTTCCTGGATGAACCGTTTGTCGGGATCGACATGGTCAGTGAGAAGATTATCGTGAATCTGCTTAAGCATCTTCGTGAAGAGGGCAAAACCATTCTCGTCGTTCACCATGATCTGCATGAGGTGGAAGAGTATTTTGACAAAATTATTATCCTGAATAAAAAACTGATCGCCTTTGGAGATGTGAAAGATACCTTCACTACCGACAATATCCGCGCAGCATATGGTGCCTCCTTGGGCAATGTGATCATCAAAGGGGCAGGAGGGACCGAATATGATTAA
- a CDS encoding metal ABC transporter permease: MINYMSDLFNIPVYALNAGLSAIILGIVSGALGSFIVLRKMSLMGDALSHAVLPGVALSYILGINILLGASLFGLLAAILIQFITSRSTIKSDTSIGIILSSFFALGIVLITFAKSGLDLTHILFGNILAVPQSELTQSFIIMLVVIAIIVLLYKELLISSFDPVVAKAYGLKTGFYHYLLMMLLSVVTVSSLSQVGIVLVIAMLVIPAATSYLWTHTLIHMIVLASAVGAVSGIVGVYLSFGFNLPTSATIVLVGVSLFAVSFILSPKNNFLRKGLKQG; this comes from the coding sequence ATGATTAATTATATGTCAGACTTGTTCAACATCCCGGTCTATGCGCTTAACGCCGGCTTATCCGCCATCATCCTGGGCATTGTATCGGGGGCGCTGGGCAGCTTCATTGTTCTCCGGAAGATGTCGCTGATGGGCGATGCTTTATCTCATGCTGTACTGCCTGGTGTAGCCTTGTCCTACATACTGGGGATCAACATCCTGCTGGGCGCATCCCTGTTTGGCCTGCTGGCCGCAATCCTTATCCAATTCATTACAAGCCGCAGTACGATCAAAAGCGACACCTCTATCGGCATTATACTCAGTTCATTTTTCGCCCTGGGGATTGTCCTCATTACTTTTGCCAAAAGCGGTCTGGATCTGACTCATATTCTGTTCGGGAATATCCTCGCCGTTCCGCAGTCTGAGTTAACGCAATCTTTCATCATCATGCTCGTTGTGATTGCCATTATTGTATTGCTGTATAAAGAGCTGCTGATCAGCTCGTTCGATCCGGTAGTTGCCAAGGCTTATGGTTTAAAAACAGGCTTCTATCATTATCTGCTGATGATGCTGCTGTCTGTAGTTACGGTATCCTCGTTATCGCAAGTGGGGATTGTGCTTGTCATTGCGATGCTGGTGATCCCGGCAGCCACCTCCTATTTATGGACCCATACGCTGATCCACATGATTGTATTAGCCTCTGCGGTGGGGGCGGTATCGGGAATTGTAGGTGTGTATCTCAGCTTTGGCTTTAATCTCCCGACAAGTGCCACGATAGTACTGGTGGGTGTGAGCCTGTTCGCGGTCTCCTTCATACTGTCACCCAAAAATAATTTCTTAAGGAAAGGGCTGAAGCAAGGATGA
- a CDS encoding metal ABC transporter substrate-binding protein, producing MKQLKWLSSIVLISLLAACSNTNEGEAGEDKLQIVATYSIIADMTENIVGDKAEVYSMVPIGTDPHMYDPLPADTGKVSSADLIFYNGLNLETGKGWFQDLLKVTNKNEVAFAVSDEVTPMYLTEKGKETQVDPHAWLDIQNSIKYVDVITKRVIEQDPDNKEYYLNNQTAYVKELNELDQYAKEEVNKIPQEQRILVTSEGAFKYFSKAYGFESAFIWEINTDSQGTPEQMKRIISIIEENQVPALFLETSVNPKTMETISNETGVPIHSKIFTDSLAKKGEDGDTYIKMIQWNIDKVIEGLSPDK from the coding sequence ATGAAACAACTCAAATGGCTATCATCTATCGTACTGATCTCACTGCTCGCTGCTTGTTCTAATACTAATGAGGGGGAAGCGGGTGAGGATAAGCTGCAGATTGTTGCCACGTACTCCATCATCGCAGATATGACCGAGAATATTGTCGGGGACAAAGCTGAAGTATACAGTATGGTTCCCATTGGAACAGACCCGCATATGTATGATCCATTACCCGCAGATACGGGCAAGGTGTCTAGCGCAGATCTGATTTTCTATAACGGCCTGAATCTGGAGACGGGAAAAGGATGGTTCCAGGACCTGCTGAAGGTGACGAACAAGAACGAGGTTGCTTTTGCAGTCTCCGATGAAGTGACCCCGATGTATCTGACTGAGAAAGGCAAGGAAACGCAAGTGGACCCCCATGCCTGGCTGGATATCCAGAATTCCATTAAATACGTGGATGTGATCACCAAACGTGTAATTGAACAGGACCCGGACAACAAGGAGTATTATCTTAACAATCAGACAGCCTACGTGAAGGAACTGAATGAGCTGGACCAATACGCCAAAGAGGAAGTAAATAAGATCCCGCAGGAACAACGGATTCTTGTTACCAGCGAAGGGGCATTCAAGTATTTCTCGAAGGCTTACGGCTTCGAATCTGCTTTCATCTGGGAGATTAATACGGACAGCCAGGGGACGCCGGAGCAAATGAAACGGATCATTAGTATTATTGAAGAGAATCAGGTGCCTGCATTATTCCTGGAGACGAGCGTGAACCCCAAGACGATGGAGACCATCTCTAATGAGACAGGAGTGCCTATACATTCTAAGATCTTCACTGATTCCTTAGCTAAAAAAGGGGAAGACGGCGACACCTACATTAAGATGATTCAATGGAATATCGACAAGGTCATCGAAGGGCTGTCACCTGATAAATGA
- a CDS encoding SDR family NAD(P)-dependent oxidoreductase — protein MESRWAIVTGADRGVGLSLVKALLEQGYHVLAGQYLQESNEYLEQLKTVYDQHLQVLTLDISDGDSVQQAVEAIAACTDQVDILINNGAILGDMSKTIQDTLDFDEMEQVFRVNTLGSLRMSNGLIDSILRSDSKLIVNISSEAGSIGTCWRNSWYAYCMSKAALNMQSQLIQNQIAAQGGKVMVIHPGHVQTYMQGKLDITGSLTADESAGSILQQIANRLKSDYKQQELTLIDYAGNTLPW, from the coding sequence TTGGAGAGTCGATGGGCTATAGTTACGGGTGCTGACCGGGGCGTTGGGCTGAGTCTGGTTAAGGCACTGCTGGAGCAGGGTTATCATGTGTTGGCCGGGCAGTATCTGCAGGAGAGCAATGAATACTTGGAGCAACTGAAGACAGTTTATGATCAGCACCTGCAGGTGCTTACGCTGGATATAAGCGACGGGGATAGTGTACAACAAGCAGTGGAGGCTATAGCAGCTTGCACGGACCAAGTGGACATACTGATTAACAACGGGGCGATTCTGGGTGATATGAGCAAGACGATTCAGGATACGCTGGATTTTGATGAAATGGAGCAGGTCTTCCGGGTGAACACGCTAGGCTCGCTGCGGATGTCGAATGGCTTAATTGATTCTATTCTCCGGAGTGACAGCAAGCTGATCGTTAACATTTCATCAGAAGCAGGCAGTATTGGAACCTGCTGGCGCAACAGCTGGTACGCTTACTGCATGTCCAAGGCCGCGCTAAATATGCAGTCTCAGTTAATTCAGAATCAGATTGCGGCGCAGGGCGGCAAGGTTATGGTTATCCATCCGGGTCATGTCCAGACTTATATGCAAGGAAAGCTGGATATAACCGGAAGCCTCACCGCTGATGAATCAGCCGGGTCTATTCTGCAGCAGATCGCGAATCGCCTGAAGTCGGATTACAAGCAGCAAGAGCTTACTCTGATTGACTATGCCGGTAATACGCTGCCCTGGTAA
- a CDS encoding GNAT family N-acetyltransferase: MAEQKYRPEVSIEPWDAGDFGLLQQLNSPEMTVFLGGPETEEKLLSRHKRYCEIAGTGTGRMFKILLQPELEVAGSVGYWDQTWHGEPVYEIGWSVLTAFQGQGIAAEATVKAIARIHSEQKHKYIHAFPKISHPASNAICSKLGFTFMGECDFEYPLGTMIRCNDWRIAPDLEVNFNRHFR, encoded by the coding sequence ATGGCAGAACAGAAGTACAGGCCGGAGGTAAGCATTGAACCTTGGGATGCCGGAGATTTCGGATTGCTGCAGCAATTGAATTCTCCCGAGATGACAGTTTTCCTTGGAGGACCGGAAACGGAGGAGAAGCTCCTGTCCCGTCATAAACGTTACTGTGAGATTGCCGGAACTGGAACAGGGAGAATGTTCAAGATCCTGTTGCAGCCAGAGCTAGAAGTAGCCGGCAGTGTAGGTTACTGGGATCAGACTTGGCATGGGGAACCGGTGTATGAGATCGGATGGAGCGTGTTAACTGCTTTTCAAGGGCAAGGTATAGCTGCAGAAGCAACCGTTAAGGCCATAGCTAGGATCCATTCAGAGCAGAAGCACAAGTATATTCATGCTTTCCCCAAAATCAGCCATCCTGCTTCTAACGCCATTTGCAGTAAGCTTGGCTTCACATTTATGGGTGAATGTGATTTTGAATATCCTTTAGGCACGATGATCCGGTGTAACGACTGGAGAATAGCTCCGGACCTGGAAGTTAATTTTAATAGACATTTTCGTTAA
- a CDS encoding carboxymuconolactone decarboxylase family protein has protein sequence MEITDAAKKYHERMFPGYESKLQVTDPEFIERFDNFAFDEVVHQDDLDDRTRMMAILSVLIGCQGIDEFKAMLPAALNFGVTPVEAKEIVYQSVAYLGIGRVLPFLHVLNDVLTAGGVELPLPGQATTTMETRLKAGIQAQVDIFGESMQEFWKSGPEESRHINQWLAANCFGDYYTRQGLDLKQREMITFCFLYAQGGCEPQATSHAAANMRLGNDKELLIKVISQCLPYIGYPRSLNALRCVNEAAAKS, from the coding sequence ATGGAGATTACAGATGCCGCAAAGAAATACCACGAAAGAATGTTTCCGGGTTACGAATCCAAGCTTCAAGTAACCGATCCCGAGTTTATCGAGCGGTTTGATAATTTTGCATTTGATGAAGTGGTTCATCAGGATGATTTGGATGACCGGACCCGTATGATGGCCATTCTATCTGTATTAATCGGCTGTCAGGGAATCGATGAGTTCAAAGCTATGCTGCCCGCAGCCCTGAACTTTGGCGTTACACCGGTAGAAGCCAAGGAAATAGTCTATCAGTCCGTCGCTTATCTCGGTATTGGCAGAGTTCTTCCTTTCCTGCATGTCCTGAATGATGTATTGACTGCGGGAGGTGTGGAGCTTCCTCTACCGGGGCAGGCCACAACCACTATGGAAACGCGTCTTAAAGCGGGGATTCAGGCGCAGGTGGATATTTTTGGCGAGAGCATGCAGGAGTTCTGGAAATCAGGACCGGAGGAGAGCCGGCACATCAATCAATGGCTTGCGGCTAATTGCTTCGGCGACTACTATACCCGGCAAGGACTGGATCTCAAACAAAGAGAGATGATTACGTTCTGCTTCCTGTATGCGCAAGGCGGTTGTGAACCGCAGGCGACCAGTCATGCCGCAGCCAATATGAGGCTTGGAAATGATAAGGAGTTATTGATCAAGGTCATTTCTCAATGCCTGCCTTACATCGGTTATCCGCGCAGTCTGAATGCGCTGCGGTGCGTGAACGAAGCAGCAGCGAAATCATAG